A region of Carnobacterium gallinarum DSM 4847 DNA encodes the following proteins:
- the argS gene encoding arginine--tRNA ligase, with amino-acid sequence MEYKLIVAELLQKEIGETLTTEEIFNLLEKPKSAEYGDIAFPTFALAKAFRKAPQQIAAELGEKIAAPAVSKVDVVGPYLNFFLNKELVSASVLKEVLTAGADYGNQSIGLGQTIPIDLSSPNIAKPISMGHLRSTVIGNSIANIVEKIGFKPIRINHLGDWGTQFGKLIVAYKLWGNEESVKAEPINELLRLYVKFHAEAEEKPELDDEARAWFKKLEDGDEEAVALWKWFREESLEEFNHIYKLLGVEFDSFNGEAFYNDKMDEVIDLLEEKHLLTVDNGATIVDLEKYNLNPALIKKSDGATLYITRDLAAAIYRQRTYNFAQSLYVVGNEQSNHFKQLKAVLKELGFDWSDDMHHIPFGLITQGGKKLSTRKGKIVLLEEVLNEAVHLANQQISEKNPDLANKDITASQVGIGAVIFHDLKNDRLNNFDFTLEEVVRFEGETGPYVQYTRARAMSILRKAGDLDDTLPDSLTLNDEHSWEVIKLLQEYPTTVLRAYEKFEPSVIAKHAIHLAQAFNRYYAQVKVLNDDAQKPARLALVKAITIVLKEDLRLLGVGAPDEM; translated from the coding sequence ATGGAATACAAATTAATTGTTGCTGAATTATTGCAAAAAGAAATTGGTGAAACCTTAACAACTGAAGAAATTTTCAATTTGCTAGAAAAACCAAAATCAGCTGAGTATGGAGATATTGCATTTCCAACATTCGCTTTAGCAAAAGCTTTTCGCAAAGCACCTCAACAAATTGCTGCTGAACTAGGCGAAAAAATCGCTGCTCCAGCGGTTAGTAAAGTTGATGTTGTTGGTCCTTATTTAAACTTCTTCTTAAATAAAGAATTAGTTAGTGCTTCTGTCTTAAAAGAAGTGTTAACTGCTGGCGCTGATTATGGAAACCAATCAATCGGATTAGGTCAGACTATTCCAATCGATTTGTCTTCACCAAATATTGCCAAACCAATCTCAATGGGACATTTACGCTCAACTGTAATCGGAAATTCAATTGCGAATATCGTTGAAAAAATTGGCTTTAAACCCATTCGGATTAACCATTTAGGTGACTGGGGTACGCAATTTGGAAAGCTAATTGTTGCCTATAAATTATGGGGCAATGAAGAAAGTGTTAAGGCTGAACCCATCAATGAATTGTTACGTCTTTATGTAAAATTCCACGCTGAAGCTGAAGAAAAGCCTGAATTAGATGATGAAGCACGTGCTTGGTTTAAAAAATTAGAAGATGGCGATGAAGAAGCCGTTGCGCTATGGAAATGGTTCCGTGAAGAATCATTGGAAGAATTTAATCATATCTACAAATTATTAGGTGTTGAATTTGATTCATTTAATGGTGAAGCATTCTATAATGATAAGATGGATGAAGTCATTGATTTATTAGAAGAAAAACATTTGTTAACTGTTGATAATGGAGCAACAATTGTTGATTTAGAAAAATACAATTTAAATCCAGCCTTAATTAAAAAGTCAGATGGAGCAACCCTTTATATTACCCGTGATTTAGCTGCAGCTATTTACCGTCAGCGCACATATAACTTTGCCCAATCTCTATATGTTGTTGGGAATGAACAAAGTAATCACTTTAAACAATTAAAAGCCGTTCTAAAAGAGTTAGGTTTTGATTGGTCAGATGATATGCATCATATTCCATTTGGTCTGATTACTCAAGGTGGGAAAAAATTATCTACTCGTAAAGGGAAAATCGTTTTATTAGAAGAAGTTCTGAATGAAGCTGTTCATCTAGCAAACCAACAAATTAGTGAAAAAAATCCTGATTTGGCGAACAAAGATATTACCGCTAGTCAAGTTGGAATTGGAGCCGTTATTTTCCATGATTTGAAAAATGATCGTTTAAATAATTTTGACTTTACATTAGAAGAAGTCGTTCGTTTTGAGGGAGAAACAGGTCCTTATGTTCAATATACTCGTGCAAGAGCTATGAGTATTTTGCGTAAAGCTGGTGATCTCGATGACACCCTACCAGATTCATTGACACTAAATGACGAACATAGTTGGGAAGTTATTAAATTATTACAAGAATACCCTACTACTGTTTTACGTGCGTATGAAAAATTTGAACCATCTGTTATTGCAAAACATGCTATTCATTTAGCACAAGCCTTCAATCGTTATTATGCACAAGTAAAAGTATTAAATGACGATGCTCAAAAACCAGCTCGTTTGGCTTTAGTTAAAGCTATTACGATTGTCTTAAAAGAAGATTTGCGTTTATTAGGTGTTGGTGCACCTGACGAAATGTAA